In the Arachis ipaensis cultivar K30076 chromosome B04, Araip1.1, whole genome shotgun sequence genome, AGTCACACTTATATAAAAGGGGAGTGCTAGATAAACAATGACTATTTTGAATAACACGATTAACAACcaccaattaaataaaaatacattacacctccaaattaaccatctaaattttaatattaaaataaccatccgtatACGTAGTGAAATGAACATCTGATATctctattgttcacattgtttaatcttttcattgtctacctatactttttcttaaataaaaatcaaaagctaatataaaagaagagcaTTAATAGATTtcaataaatacaaaatatcctaatatataaataaatgcNGAGTGTCCAATTTTAAATGAAAGTGGAATGTAACACTTTTATCCACTGTTAACTCATTTTAAAGTCAAACAATATTTGGTAGAGCAAAGTGTATTATACAATTATTCATGTTCTTTCTGAATTCTGATATTGACTCATCATTAACGGTGTCTAGTTCTACTTAATAATTAATTAGATTTGACACAACAACTAAGCTCACGTTCATTTCATTTATAATATCTTCGACATATTTGTAGTGTTTACACTTTACaagactaaatttttattttggtttctGTCACGCGATTATTTATTTtagttcttaaaatttaaaattatttatactGGTCCTCCAAATTTAAATTTGGACACCAATGTAATTTTTCGACTCTTTTCGACGATAATTAGACAAACAGGATGTTGAAATGACATTTTTTTTACTACGCTGAATAATGAGTAAACAACGTCGTTTATTCTTGATATCCAAACAAATTAAAAACATCGTCTAAGTAGGCAACTCTTTTAAATAAGTCAAATTTTTGAGATTCCACGCACTACCAATGTTGTCTACTTAGACGACGTATATTTATTTGGACGCTAAggataaacgacgtcgtttactcATCATCCAGCATGGTAGAGAGGGTGTTATCTCAGGATTTCATTTGCCCAGTCATCGCCAGAAAGAGTCGAGGGATCACATTGGTGCCCGGACTTAAATTTGGAGAACCAGTATaagtaattttaaattttaggaaCCAAAATAAGTAATCGCGTGAATTTCAATGACCAAAATAGGGATTTAGTCCACTTTACACATATGATTATAATTTATaagtttataattatatttatctttTGTATAGTTATTCAAGTGATACtaaactttattatttttttatacatttaaattcaaataaatcCGTTATTTGTTATAGTATAAAAACGAGTGTTTCTTAAAGTTCTTTGAGTACTTACTAAagtattattaaattaattattgtatTAATACCAAAATCAAACTAGCATTCTCGCAGAATAAGACTGCGTTTGATTtacgtttttattttttatttttaattttagtatattttattttctgaattttgtgaaggaaaaagtgaaaataataaaattttattttttgtttttaccttttttttttcacaaaatcaaaaaaatagaaaacactaaaaataaaaaacagaaaataaaaacgcAAACCAAACGCACTctaaaattcttattttttatttttaggtaTCAATTGTGTTAGCCACTTTTTGTTACAGTAAAATCTGTTAAAGTGCTGCTAAATCTTATAACGGCCACTTTCCATAAAACCCATACCCGCTACCCACAAGAAAAAAAGGCCTCCCAAACTTGCTCTCTAGCGGATAAATCTCCACAGATATTCATTCTGCTGAAAAAAATTGTCATCTTTAACACAGAACATATACTTAATATTGTGACAATATACAAAGCTTTTTAGTTAATATGATATAATCcaaatttatgttttaattataattatgGGAAACACATGGTGCCCAACAACCAGTGGCCTATGGAATTGGTGGAATCTCAATATCCCCTTCTAACATCTTCAAAGCATCCAAAATTGTTGGCCTTGAATCAGCTACTACATGAGATCAGAAGACAGAACACCAACCATTAAGAATATTTCTATTATTTTCCTACTAGTAAAATTTTCATCTAATAACAAAGAAGCATCCAAAGCTAATTCTAAGTTACCATATTTCAGCAATGACCAAACCCAATCAGAGATAAAGAATGCAGGTGCTCCAGATGAAGATAAATTAAGAACTTTTCTTCCACACAATATTTCCAATATAACCACACCAAAATTATAGACATCACTCTTTTCGGATAATTGGCCATAAAGTGCATATTCTGGTGCCAGGTACCCATGAGTTCCAGCAACTCTTGTATTTATCAAAGATCTGCTTTCAAAGTTTTGTTTAGCTAACCCGAAATCCGCAACTCTTGCATTCATACCTGCATCAAGCACTATATTGGTGGTTTTGATATCTCTGTGGTAGATTGCAGGTTTAATTCCAAAGTGCAAATAGACTAACCCATTTGCCACATCCAAGATTATGCTCTTTTTTTTAGACCAAGTAAGTGATTTTTGCATTTTAGTTGTCCATGGAAGAGAAGAGATGGTCTTCAAGGCTACCATTTGACATGTAATCATAAACAAGATATCTTTGGCTTACTCTGTACCCGgaatcctcctcttcttcttcatcaaccaCACAACACCCTCTTAGCAGCACTAGATTGTGGTGCTTCAAGTTGCTAATAATCTCCACCTCCCTGTAGAATTCTTCATCTCCTTGATAATCCGACTCTTCTATCCTTTTACTGCAACCATTGTGCCATCAGGTAGAATTCCCTTGTAAACTAAGCTAGAACCACCTCTGCCAATGAAATTATGGGTTGAAAAATTGTTAGTGGCCTTCACTAGGTCCTCAAACTTGAACCAAATTGACCCTGTATTTGGTCTCACTTGAGTCCTAAATAGAAATATTGGTTTAGCTGTTGGTGACgagttaaaagttaaaattttagATGATCTATTGATTACAATTATTAATGActctttctttcttatttggTAGACTTTGCATATCTAAAATTGTTGCAAAACATGTCACTTGTATCCACACTTGAGAGTGTTAAGAAGTTAAATGATTTTGTATTGACAATCTTTCTAAGCATGGAAGTTGTATTTAAATTCTGACACATGTCAAGTCAATGAGAATGAAGATGTACAATAAGAGTGGTTCATATCCGAGTTTCTAAATGACATCAAATGTTTGAGATTACCAAATCACAAGTTAGCTTTGAAGCCAAGACTCATTGTAATGCTATTGCGAAACATAGACCAAACCTTAGGTTTATATAGTGGGTCAAGGTTGATAGTCAACGAACTTGGCAACAACATAATTGGAGCTACGATAATGACTAGTAGAAATATTGGTGACAAAATATACATTCCAATAATCGACTTGATACCTTCGAATTTAGGATTCTCATTTAAGTTCTAACAGGGACAATTTCACTAACAGTGTGCTTTGCAAATGACCATCAACAAAAGTCAGGATCAATTATTATCGCATGTAGGGCTttacttataaaaattattatttacccATGGGCAATTTTACGTTGTTTTGTCAAGAATTAAGAGTCACAACGGCCTGAAGGTTCTAATTTTAGACAAAGACGACAAtccaaaatcatcaacaacaatGTCGTGTTCAAAGAAGATTTTGATAATAGAGTTAATTACTAATTCGATACTTGAAAGACTTAGACACTAACAAAATAGTGCCTTGAAGATGTTATTAACAAAATAATCTTTGaaatattattaaatttgacaAAAGTGACTAACCGCCAACTAAATTGGATAACGTTAACACTAAACGTTGAGCTGGCAGTCAacaattattataattataaaaattattcctacaattatttattaaaaagtaCCAACAATTAAAtctaatttttacaaaaaaaaaaatcttcttcttcctctttgctTAACACACGGTAGCACAACAACAACAAAtccaaattcaaataaaaatcatAACAACAACAAATCTAAATTTAAATCTCAGCATCAAACCACTATATCCatttaaaaaatcaaagaaagaaaagaagagagggaaGAAAGAGGAACGAGGAGGGCGACAGCGAAAAAGGATCGTGTTGTCACTGCTACTGCTAGGTTCCATCCTCTGCCTCAGATCTACGTCTCATATGTACTGCTGCTTCTGCTGTCGACTCCAGCCGATCTATAGATATGCCATTGTCGCCACTTTTGCTGTCATCNNNNNNNNNNNNNNNNNNNNNNNNNNNNNNNNNNNNNNNNNNNNNNNNNNNNNNNNNNNNNNNNNNNNNNNNNNNNNNNNNNNNNNNNNNNNNNNNNNNNNNNNNNNNNNNNNNNNNNNNNNNNNNNNNNNNNNNNNNNNNNNNNNNNNNNNNNNNNNNNNNNNNNNNNNNNNNNNNNNNNNNNNNNNNNNNNNNNNNNNNNNNNNNNNNNNNNNNNNNNNNNNNNNNNNNNNNNNNNNNNNGTGACAATGCCAGTGACGATGGAAGAAGCCATTGCTAACGTCACCGGGTACAAGATGAATGGAGAAGGACGCTATGCTGAAAGCCTGAGAGGTTGAGAGAGAATCAGAGAAGAGGAGGTGACAGAACTGATGAAGAATTGTTGTCCATACAACCGTTTTCGCCTTTGTCCTGTCTTTTTTACGTAGTTGCTTCTTTAAGTGAGTGATTAAGTTGGAAGAAGAGATAAGAGTTATGACTAAGGTGATTGGGGTGTGAGGAaatcgaggaagaagaagaagagactaAGGGATGACGACGAAGAAGTAGAGATGAGAGTTTCGGTAAGGAAACTTAGTTAAAGGTTGGTCACTTTTGTCAAACTTAGTTAAAGGTTGGTCATCCAACTTAGTTAAAGGTTTTTCACTTTTGTCAAACTTAATAATCTTTTAGGGGCCAATCTGTCAATAATATTTGTCAAATACCATTTTGTTAACACTTGAATTTTTTGGGTATCAAATTGACAATTAACTATTGATAATATTTAagcatgaaaaatattttttcattttaataaCATGTTATGATTTGCATTTTTATACCATTTTTAATTGTAAATATAACTATTTATATATAACTCTAATTGTATACTTGAAAGAAATGTGTAACAGGAAACACAATAACATACAATAGTTGCTTCTCTAATGAAGTTAGTAAAATATTAAGTTatcaataaaattttattaacttttgatataaaatttagtgTAAAATTAATATGGtaataatatatttgtatatGTTCTTACTTTTTCAGATTTTTTCCATTATGATATAAAGATATTATAAATGTCAAACTAttcaatttataatttatattgaaTAGATGTGAAATAACATATTTACTACATTTATTACACAATGATAATGATAGtgttatattaaatttaaaaaaattattttcacaaAATATTATGTCCAATTTATTATGTCAAATTAAAATACAAATGGATACATCTCATGAGTTTAACACTAATAATTATACATACATGTCTTCCCATAATCATCCATGACAACCAACTCCTAaggatttaaatattttaaaatgttcTATTAAGTGgacctttattatttttattattataattaagtgaaaaaaataattaggtggtcttttattatttttagaggTAAATATCAAGTCAGTATCCGAAAGATTTCGATACTGGCAAAATAATACCTGAcctttgttattgacaaaataatcCAAACGTAAAAGCATGACGTCACATGCATTGAACGAAAAACACTGATTTGGCAATCAGAGGAGCTTTAGTGATAGCGGCAGAGAGCTCCGATGGCGTTTATGGCAGGAAGGGAGCTTGCAGTTGTGACAATGGCATTTCCGCATCTTGTTCTCTCTCAGTCTTGCATTCCACCTCTCGTTCgtctttctttcttcctctctAGCTTAAAGCAGAAAAGAAGACCGAGAGAGAAACAGAGGAGAAAAGAAGCGAAGATCAAGCTCACTCTCTCTCTTCATGTTCTGTTTATTGTGTCGAAGGCGGCAGCTCCAACCCACTCTAGGGGAGGTGACAGTGCATGACGGCAACGACGAGATAGCTCCCTCCTTCCTCTTCTCTGTCGTGCCCGTGCCCTCTCAGCATCTCTCTCTCAAGTTGTCTCTCTCTCTACTTTTTGAGCTTCCTCCCCTTGCAATTGTGACAGCGACGATGACAACGAGCAGCAGTCCTCCCTATGCCGGTGCCCTCGTCTTTcgcttctctcttttttcttcttctcttctctatttttctctcaatcttctcttcttcttcaagctagagaggaagagagaaagatGAACGAGAGGTGGGCTGCGAGACTGAGAGAGACTGAGATGTGGAAATACCATTGTCGCAGCTACAAACTGTAAGACcctggatttttgaaaattaaataataaattatttatgatttattatatttaattaagattatattttagttttatatgctttaagttgaataattagatttttaactttattttataattttaaagaaaattaatttgattatctctaattattaaattagagtatttatttgaaaataaacttGTAAGTtagataattaaatagtatttgtataaatattagtgttggattaaaattagttttttaattactctattactCCTAATCTTATTAAAAATTACCTAAACTACCAAAAATCCCCAAATTGAAACTCTAACCCTAACAGCCGCCATTCACCCCCCCTCCCCCAAAAAACTCTTACCcatcaaagaaagaaagaaaagaagggaTCAGAAGCAGGGAAGAAAGGAGAGGGGAAggggggaaagagagagagagggaactGTCGCTACGCCCTGCTACCGATCTGCCACCGAACTCGCCGCCCAGCCACCCTAGCTGAAGTCTAGCTCACTGCCTTGCCGTCATCGAAGTTCCGTCGCCACCGTTGCCAAGTCGCCGTCCATAAAGCCATCATCGTCAGCCACGCCATCACCGTCGAAGGGAAGAGACGCGAACCAGGGATGCACCAAGGGAGAGGAACTCGTGCTGCATGCGCCACCATCGCGGCCGGACCTCCATGGAGCTGTTACCGTCGCACCGCCGCTGCGAGCTGTCATGGAGCCACCCCGAGGAGGAGCCGANNNNNNNNNagagagagagagagagagagagagagagagagagagagagagagagaacgtgTGTGAAGAGAGAGACAGAACGTCtgtgaagagagagagaaggcatCATGAGGTGGTTTTGCCACTGTAGTTAGAAGTCTTGAAGATGGACGGATTTACTTTTTAAAGAATGATTGATGGAAATTCTAATTTTAGTTGGTGATAGAATGATAGTCGTTAAACTAAATTATGATGAGTTGTTTATTGAGAATCTGTTGTTATGATAACTACTGACAAAAGGGTTGGTGATAAAGAGGAAActcgtaagggtggctaagtccgagttctAGGCGAGATGCggccgaaatttttataaaatttgagactttgtttgaaatgctattttaaaagatttggttttggaaaattaaattatttgagatttatttagttaagaaaagatttattctATTTTGAATCCAATTTATTAAGGAAAGTATAATGTTTTAAATCCAATCTTTTGAGAAGAGATTTCGTTTAAATTATGATATGAGTTCGGtttgataagaaagaaaagaagaagaacgaaaagtaaatgaaagagagataattaaaggaatctctatCACAAGAGAacagagaacaaagattaaaagaATACATTAACTGAAGGGGATccctgccacaggagagcagagggcAAAGATAATGAAAAAGCTTTAAAAGACTGTctaccacaggagagcagatgcgACTTTGTTTGGGCTTTAGTGCCAAATGCATAGTGGGGAATGGGGatgcccacacactgagaactgttttccagatgtaagcACATTGATTTGAAAGTCATAttgtatgcggcctagccgtaagacttataagcacactgtatgcatctggaaagccatatctgggacttgtgcccgggtaatgtcgggagcgtgtaggcaaccgacacatgagctcatggtcttgataggactagacatgcatcatccttgtttgcgCATTTGCATTTGGTTGTATTTGCTTATCTTGTTTCTCtatgattgtgctgtttgtcttgTTGCAATTTGTTTGTGcgttgatctgtttcttgtgctaaTAGGTTGTTATTGagatttgttttcgaaaattttaaagaaggtaattaattatataaagtaaaaGTAAGAAGTATTTCCAAAGatttaacaaaatagttttattgagtaagTTACTTATTGGCATTatattcattacttttacggcattcccattccctactgagaacgtgtggtttgttctcaccccaaaaccTTCTACcatttcagtgacacaggttcgaaaaCTCAGTATGAAGCTGCGGACGATTAGTAGATTTACTTATGATTCCTGTTGCTTTTATAGAATTCTCTCGCCCTTGTTGCTTTAGTTTCTATTTTATCCATAGAGATAGATATTGTATTcgagttttatattgaatttatttGTATAGCACTTATTATTAATAGTATTTATGTAATGattattatttgaagatctttGATATGTAgttttaattaatagaaacaaaatTTTGTGGAACTTTCTTAAAAACTGAAATGTGATAACAatgtaaaggctcaatattaaatagataataaaggaaaataggttagtaacgccttacttttggtacgatcatgacgtgctaaaagttagggtgttacacaagcTCCCCTTCTTGCTGGAAACACAATCGAAGTTCTTTGCCGCTATCATTGAAGCTCTTCTTATTGTTAGATAAACGTTTTTCATTTAATGTGACATCATGCTTTCATGTTTAGGTGTTTTTGTCGACTTTTAAAATTTGTTGGGAgttattttgttaataataaaagtCAAATATCATTTTATCAACCAGAATCTTTCGGATATTGATTTGAtatttatctcttatttctattaGACAGAGCATGTTTGATGGGCTTTAATGATAAAATGAAGATTTATTTTGCAGGTTTTACGAATGTGACTGAAAATGTAAGGTTGTAGTGCTCCGTTtttaaaaaagagaaagaagtgcTCTGAACTACTCACATATGCATCGCTTTTTTAGTGCTTCTTTTTCCAAACCTAAATTAAATTAatgaacattttattttttttttcattgttcATTTGCACTTGGTCAGCCCCAACTCAGCTTTaacttaattaataataattgaaaTTCTGCCAAACAAATTGAATCTTAATATCATGGCTTTGGTTTCATTTCATActatcaccaaaaaaaaaaataatcaagaAACAAGATTAGCAACTAATTGTTGGAGTAAATCAGAGAAATGACATCAAGAAAAATGAAGGCAATtgatcaaaatttttttcttttggtattTCGGTAATTAATCATTATTTTATTGTCATTGACAAACACACACTTGTAGAGATAGGAATGTGggtaaacaaataaaagaaggcCTTTGTTGCTTTAGGGCTTTAAGAAACTTTGGTCACATCCTTACAAAGAgagtctttcaaaaaaaaaaaaaacacagtaAAGTTTTCCAGTAGAGAGGGAGgggaaaaaaagggaaagaaagaagGGTATAAAAGGAGAATGGATCAGGCTGGGTTCACTTACATATTGCCCCTTCAATTATCCCATTAGACATCTTACTACTACCAACACCGTCACTTTGATTTTTTCAGTACACCTTCAATTCTATTCCCCCCATCTTTTCTGCACTAAGCATTACGAATAAGAATAACATTTCAATTTTCAAACATTCAACACAATACTATCGGATAGGATAACAAATGTGATAGATTgacatataaaaaaattagaggaatgttatatgtacactaaaattatttattaaaatcagTTGTTAGCATAAAATGTAAGTCAAAATATAAAATACGAATTGAGAATAAGTTAAataaatacatgtatttatacataaatatataataataggaCAAATCTACTTATATTGTAGTGGGGCGTTTGCCCCcactataatttaaaattttttaaatagtacataataataataataatatttatttgttcctattaaattattaaatttgactccATAATAATTTTGTATTCAACTTTTGACACTTGATAATCAATTTAAAAACTTCATATTAGATATGTATTATTATAATGATAAATTCTCAAATTTAAATGAGATTGGTGTTCTTTCTTAAAAATTGACTTGAAAGAATATTATCTATTTATTGgtgtttttttcttttgaaactaGTTTTACTTTTTTTTCATAACGATTACACTAATTGAATAAACTTTTTCAACTGTGAATATCATTAAGATCAGAGCTAATTGTATGAAAGATaggttttaaatatttttaaataattgtttaacaacatatatataaaaaagagacattttaattatattgtcaAATGAAAAATTATTCAATCTATTtgaaatatgaaatataaaaaaataaaattttaaattatatgttattatttaaatgactattttagtttttaatttgtaattagataTTCTAAAGACTAATCACATTttataataacaaaatataattataccAATAATTATATTACGTATACATAAAAATAagggttaagtattttttttcgtccccaagatcttgggtcaaaatcaaaatcgtctctgacctttttttcttattaaaatcatcctcaacgttacaaaacgttataaaatcatcttttttatctcaattttaattttttgaccaaattacctttaacaattaataaaaataataaaaaataaaaacaaaaacaaaaaatcccTCCCCCCACCCCACCTCCGATGTCTCTTCCCAGTGAGAAAACCcagcttcttcctcttcttcaacttcAACACCGCCACCCTCCTCCGCCCTCCCCTCGCGCTCTCTCTCCTCTACTCCTCTGCCATCAGCAACTCCATTCTTGACCCCTTAACGCCTCTCACTTCTTCCACCCCTTCCTTCACACTCCAACATCGCATCCAATTCCCCAACCATTACCTCCTCCTCCTTCTACTCACCAACCACCACATCAACCCCCACCAACTTGAATGTGTCTATTATTACGAGGCGAGCCTTGATAGAGAGAGCAACATCATTATTGTGTTCGTGAAGGGTTTAAATCTGAGACCACACAAGGTTTCCAATTTGACTCATTTTCGGTGCCACTTTGGGTTCAAGAACTTGAACAAAGACGGTTCGTTTTTTATAACGACGAGGACGGTTTTGGTGGCGCAAGAAGTTGTGAGGTGCTTGCTGCCGCAGGGTGTTAGGAACAACACTGATAGGGCTAAAGGGGTTGGGGTTACTGTGAGCCATTTGAGTGGAAATTTTCGGTACCCAGTTTGCACCATATTACTGTCTATCGCTAGAATTGATGGAAATGATAagaaaaagagggaaaaatatgaGCTTTGTGTATGTACCATGGTGTGGAACCAGGGTTCTGTACTGAGGGAGTGGGTTATGTACCATGCTTGGCTTGGTGTGGAGCGTTGGTTCATATATGATAACaatagtgttcataccctgggtcgagctgtccgaaccgggatATTCAGTAGCAAAGCAaccgacctgttcaggtcaagcggaccgacttctttacgaagaactcggccaaatcgacaggaaagcccagtaaagggcccaaatgaaggaacacgacccaaatccaaaggcaatccaagcctatagagataaaggcggttcccttgaagataagctgacttcacccaaaataaagataagataagataagataactaacttatcttatcagaaaggtcagccccatctactataaatacactggagcacccagatataactcatactctgattctacataaaacctgcttaatatccgtgctaacttaagcatcggagtctcttgcaggtacccccccaccctccggtggccaaggatcagcagtgcagcaagtccaacaagtcggacacaacagttccggccgccaccagccagccggacacgtaaTCTTCGACCAGTaccaaagatctcatccgagatcgacctccagtttcaggtaaccctcggaacattggcgccgttgccggggaacctgaaagtcatccctaaaccatggcggacggccatgacaacgaccacgactcggatctggagaacagaacaccgcacaagaacgcggacactacgctaaaggatactccggaatccaacggggacaaaaactcaccaaatccgggagccatggaagcacttcaagatcgcttaaagcaacttgagaaagaaacccagcaacaacgggagatcggaaaggatctacaaagagaggtacggcgacgtcgagatctag is a window encoding:
- the LOC110270822 gene encoding glycosyltransferase family 92 protein RCOM_0530710-like — its product is MAFMAGRELAVVTMAFPHLVLSQSCIPPLVRLSFFLSSLKQKRRPREKQRRKEAKIKLTLSLHVLFIVSKAAAPTHSRGVRKPSFFLFFNFNTATLLRPPLALSLLYSSAISNSILDPLTPLTSSTPSFTLQHRIQFPNHYLLLLLLTNHHINPHQLECVYYYEASLDRESNIIIVFVKGLNLRPHKVSNLTHFRCHFGFKNLNKDGSFFITTRTVLVAQEVVRCLLPQGVRNNTDRAKGVGVTVSHLSGNFRYPVCTILLSIARIDGNDKKKREKYELCVCTMVWNQGSVLREWVMYHAWLGVERWFIYDNNSDDDIEEVIQDLDSQGFNVTR